One genomic region from Sciurus carolinensis chromosome 2, mSciCar1.2, whole genome shotgun sequence encodes:
- the Csnk2a1 gene encoding LOW QUALITY PROTEIN: casein kinase II subunit alpha (The sequence of the model RefSeq protein was modified relative to this genomic sequence to represent the inferred CDS: deleted 1 base in 1 codon) translates to MSGPVPSRARVYTDVNTHRPREYWDYESHVVEWGNQDDYQLVRKLGRGKYSEVFEAINITNNEKVVVKILKPVKKKKIKREIKILENLRGGPNIITLADIVKDPVSRTPALVFEHVNNTDFKQLYQTLTDYDIRFYMYEILKALDYCHSMGIMHRDVKPHNVMIDHEHRKLRLIDWGLAEFYHPGQEYNVRVASRYFKGPELLVDYQMYDYSLDMWSLGCMLASMIFRKEPFFHGHDNYDQLVRIAKVLGTEDLYDYIDKYNIELDPRFNDILGRHSRKRWERFVHSENQHLVSPEALDFLDKLLRYDHQSRLTAREAMEHPYFYTVVKDQARMGSSNMPGGSTPVSSANMMSGISSVPTPSPLGPLAGSPVIAAANPLGCLFQLPLVLSSNGPISLLMPEQRWGSPPSP, encoded by the exons ATGTCGGGACCCGTGCCAAGCAGGGCCAGAGTTTACACAGATGTCAATACACACAGACCCCGAGAATACTGGGATTATGAGTCACATGTGGTGGAATGGGG AAATCAAGATGACTACCAGCTGGTTCGAAAGTTAGGCCGGGGTAAATACAGTGAAGTATTCGAAGCCATCAATAtcacaaataatgaaaaagttgTTGTTAAAATTCTCAAG ccagtaaaaaagaagaaaattaagcgTGAAATAAAGATTTTGGAGAATTTGAGAGGCGGTCCCAACATCATCACACTGGCAGACATTGTAAAAGACCCTGTG TCACGAACCCCTGCCTTGGTTTTTGAACACGTAAACAACACAGACTTCAAG CAATTGTACCAGACGTTAACAGACTATGATATTCGATTTTACATGTATGAGATCCTGAAG GCCCTGGATTACTGTCACAGCATGGGAATTATGCATAGAGATGTGAAACCCCATAATGTCATGATTGATCATGAGCACAGAAAG ctACGGCTAATAGACTGGGGTTTAGCTGAGTTTTACCATCCTGGACAAGAATATAATGTCAGAGTTGCTTCCCGATACTTCAAAGGTCCTGAGCTACTGGTAGACTATCAG ATGTATgattatagtttggatatgtggAGCTTGGGTTGTATGCTGGCAAGTATGATCTTCCGGAAGGAACCCTTTTTCCATGGACATGACAATTATGATCAG TTGGTGAGGATAGCCAAAGTTCTGGGGACAGAAGATTTATATGACTATATCGACAAATACAACATTGAATTAGATCCACGTTTCAACGATATCTTGGGCAG ACACTCTCGTAAGCGATGGGAACGCTTTGTACACAGTGAAAACCAGCACCTTGTCAGCCCTGAGGCCTTGGATTTCTTGGACAAGCTGCTGCGGTATGACCACCAGTCACGGCTCACTGCAAGAGAGGCCATGGAACATCCCTATTTCT ACACTGTCGTAAAGGACCAGGCTCGAATGGGTTCATCTAACATGCCAGGGGGCAGTACACCTGTCAGCAGCGCCAATATGATGTCAG GGATTTCTTCAGTGCCAACCCCATCACCCCTTGGACCTCTGGCAGGCTCACCAGTGATTGCTGCTGCCAAC CCCTTGGGATGCCTGTTCCAGCTGCCGCTGGTGCTCAGCAGTAACGGCCCCATCAGTCTCCTGATGCCTGAGCAGAGGTGGGGAAGTCCACCTTCTCCTTGA
- the LOC124976115 gene encoding high mobility group protein B1-like produces MGKGDPKKSRCKMSSYAFFVQTCREEHKKKHPDASVNFSEFSKKCSERWKTMSAKKKGKSEDMAKADKFHYEREMKTYIPPKGETKKKFKDPKAPKRPPLAFFFFCSEYHPKIKGEHPGLSIGDVAKKLEEMWNNTAADDKQPYEKQAAKLKEKYEKDIAAYRAKGKPDAAKKGVVKAEKSKKKKEEEEEEEDEDEDEEDDDDE; encoded by the coding sequence ATGGGCAAAGGAGATCCTAAGAAGTCGAGATGCAAAATGTCATCATATGCATTCTTTGTGCAAACTTGCCGAGAGGAGCACAAGAAGAAGCACCCAGATGCTTCAGTCAACTTTTCAGAGTTTTCTAAGAAGTGCTCAGAGAGGTGGAAGACCATGTCtgctaaaaagaaaggaaaatctgaaGACATGGCAAAAGCGGACAAGTTCCATtatgagagagaaatgaaaacctatatCCCTCCTAaaggggaaacaaaaaagaagttcaaggatCCCAAGGCACCCAAGAGGCCTCCGTTggccttcttctttttctgttctgaatatcacccaaaaatcaaaggagaacatCCTGGTCTATCCATTGGTGATGTTGCAAAGAAACTGGAAGAGATGTGGAATAACACTGCTGCAGATGATAAGCAGCCTTATGAAAAGCAAGCTGCTAAGCTGAAGGAAAAATACGAAAAGGATATTGCTGCCTACCGAGCTAAAGGAAAACCTGATGCAGCAAAAAAGGGAGTTGTCAAGgctgaaaaaagcaagaaaaagaaggaagaggaggaagaggaggaagatgaagatgaagatgaagaagatgatgatgatgaataa